The window CTCAGACTTCCAAATTTTAGATGAAATTGAAGAATTTATTCTTGAGGAAGCTGGAAAGCCTTTCTGAAAGGAAGTTATAGGTTATTCTGAGAGCTAACACACCACAGGGCCCCAACCACTGGTAAACCCACCACCCACTTTTTGAAAGCCTACATGTCCCAAACACGTACCATTCACGACCAGGTTCCCAGCTGGTTTGGGAAATGCAGAGAGTTAAACATGGGGTCTGTGTGTTTTTCATTTGTGTCATCCAGGAACCAGGGCCCTAGGTAACCTTCCTCCAGGGATTAGTTTTCCCCAGTATAGGATAGAGTTGTCAGATGAACATTGAGATAATTGTGTGAATATTTTGTCACCTTTCTGTCTTTACCTGCTGCAGATTACCACCAGCAGTACAACAGAGACTTCATCTGCAGCAGGTTTCCAATGCAGGTGACAGTACCGGCATGTAGGAGCCTCTGCTATCACTGAACAGCCTTCCACTGTGGGACGGCCAAAGCTGGCTGCACCTGGATGGAAACAGCTGGCCAGAATATCCTAaacctctgctctgtgtgagcaGCCTCAAATTGGACTCTGTTCTGGATGTGGGCCTTGCACCCAGCACTGTGGGGCCCACGGggctggagcccagcctgggtgccagggctggggacatcTGTCCCTGTGGCACCAGGGCACGCTGAGCGCTCCGCCAGCCCAGTGCCTCCAACGGTGCCTGAAGAATGTGGGAGAGCAGACTAAGATTACAGTGATCTTTCCCCCAGAATATCTTCCAAGCTGTTCAAGGATTTATTGAGCCACAGAACAGTGCCTTTTGCCTATTCTcccttgctgctttttcttttcccatgaGCATGTCTGATGCTCATGAAATTCTGACGTCCCCAGCATCCTGTGGCAGTGACTTGCACAGCTCTGCTACGTGTTGGCTGAGGATCtgcctctttatttttttttatatttaatctgACACCTACAAGTTTCATTTTATGTCCTCTATTCTTGTATTAGGGGAGACATCAGGCACTTGTTTCTTGCTCTCCATGCTTCTTGTTATTGAATAGCCCtttattttgtctctttttttcccaacatGCCTATTGCTACCTACAGTTGTCAAGATGTGGTTGTACCCCACACTCATACACTGACCTAATGATATTTGTTGTTTATCTCCCAGAGATTCCTACTattcattttgatttttgatATTTGCAGTGCTTCACACAGATCATACAGCTACATATTACATATCTAAACTCACTTGTGATCAGAGATCCAACCAGAGCTCATTATTTCATCTGTAAGATTTTCAAAACTGTAGCTTGAAAATGTGGTAAATGTTCATTTGTTCAGTAAATATCTTTGCCCAAAAGCCTGCTGAAGCTTATAagcacatatatatacatattgaTATACATACAATCATATCAAATGATCTGcaggtgttttctgtgcaggAGCCAGTAACCCACCCTGGAATGCTGCTGTGATGATAAAACCccatcctgctgccccagctggaCACACTCAACCTAGCCTGCAGAGCAGTTTCATACTGTTGCTCACATTAGATAAACTCAGGGAAGTCCAGGAAATAAATTGATTCACATGTATGGCTTTAAACATACATCATGTTCCGCATGGCTTTGGAATGGTTTTGAAAGAACTTTGCCAGGTTTGTCTTTGCAAATGTGAGAGCTGTGATCCACATCTGTGTGTATAACCACATGGCTTCAGATTCCTGGTTTCCAAGAGTGTCCTCTAGTACAAACTGGGAACGTGGAACCGTTGTAGCCTAACAATCAAGTAGAAACACAAGAGCTTGCCACATGAATCCCACATAGTATGGttttcctggcacagcttcactGATGGAGGAGGTGCTTGATGGATCAAAATTCCCTAGCAAGAGCAGTCAGAAATTTGGTGTCCTTCTGTTTCCttctgtccttcttcttctcagGGCACCTTGAGCCTCCAAGATGCCCTGATGAAGTGCCAAGGAATTGAGAGAAGGCAATTTGCACATTGTCCCAGCTAGGAAGAGTAGAGGCACAATATGATACTGCCATCAACATGATACCCTTCTACCTTTTTATCCACCACAGGGGCCCCAGAGACTCTTGTGGAGAGGGTGaaatgcagcagtgcaggagcaggatgaTAACAACACAGAAACCTCTCCAGGTTTGTCTATGGAtccagcagatttttttttttgtagggtATTTTGCAGGGGGTGTAATGGGAAAAGAACAGAAGGGCCCACTGCACTTTGGAGGTGTGGAGCTGCCTGTCTGCCTGTGCTCTAAGCTGAGAGATCAGAAATAATGTTGGCCAAGCTTTTGACTGTCCTGACATCTGTGCTATGAACTGTCCATGCCAGTGGGAACCTGGAGGCAAAATGCCACCTTTGACTGGTGTGCTTGAGGTCCTTACACATCATGGTGACTGAGGTGAAATGTAGCAGAGACCCAAGGGAAGAATGAGAgggattattttctttccctgggcagatttattttaaatgtggaatctgcccaggagggcaggaaaGATTCTCACTGAGCCAGATGGGGTCTGgaacacagctctgccatgtTTTCTGGCCTGGGATTTAGTTTGGATCCTGCCATCCCATCTCTGAGGTCTGTGACTTTGGCCAAGGGCAATCAGCCTCCCCATGCAAGACCTTCCAGCAAACAACCCTCTGGCAGGAAGGATGCAGTAGTCAGGCATAGACAGGCAAAGCccacctgggacacctggggcaTGGATGAAACCTGAGAGAAGGCAGGCAGCCATGTAGGAAGCTGATCAGGGATCACTAGATGGTGCTGTCGACCTTGAAATGGGAACTGACAGTGCTGAGATGAGGGAACATCTTTCCTGAACTTAGAGCCAGAGCATCCTCACACAGTTATAGCTGACTAACAGCATCCTGCGTTTTACTCAAACACCAAATGGACCTGCCCCTCGGGCCCTGGCAGTGAAGCTGTGGAAATGGAGCAtaacaaacacaggaaaatcaGGAACTGGACACGACTCTGCTGTGCCCCACTCAGTGGCGTTATATCTGCCCTTCTAGACCCTGCAGGAAccatggggcacagggacaatATTTCAAAGCTTGTGCTGCTGTAGGAGTAGATGTGAAAAGGGACCACCAGAACAGGCTGCTTTGATGTGGAGTACCAGGTGTTGTCTCCCAACTCCACGGTCCTGGCTGCCTGTGGGTGGTCAGCAGAACTCATGTACCCTGGCAGTGATGCAGAACATATTTTTGGGATTGAGCTCATGGGGTGTAacaagcagagcagtgccatgggctggcagcaggtATGTATCAGTACACAGCAGCAAATGAAATTGCAGGGGCAGCTCATGGGACAAGGGcatctggcagggctggggagaggacGTTAGGTGCACTCTGCCTCACCAGCCTTACACACACAGGGCTGATGGAGCTCTTTGCTGCCACTCCCGTCCTGACCTGTGTCAGCCCCACCCACTCCAAACTCTTACTGCTCCTACTGGGAGGTGGCCTCACCTTTGCAacctgcaggacacagaaaGTTTTAAAGTATCCTGACTTTTCACCCAGTTTCAGTCAGGACAGGGTTAAGTTTTGCAGTAGCCAGGAAGGGTCATGGCCAGATGGCCAAGACCCAGAGGCTATTTTGTActgaatatttaaagaaaagggacaaaaacaaacaaacaaacaaacaacagagagagagaaatttcAGGCTATCTCAATTTTACTGCTGTGGACACTGGGACACTGACACCTGTAATCTATCTGTGTAACCTTACCTCTTTTCATCACTGCAATACCTGAGTGCCTCCCCTGTGGACATCCTGGCTCACCTGTCATTCCTCCCTTTTACAGTTGTATGTCTGAAATTGGGCCCTAATAGGAGAAGGATCCCCTGAAAGGTCTATGCAAAACTATAGAAgagatggagcagcaccagcTTGTGCTGCTATAAGCAGAAGCCGGGTCACCAGTCTCCCTCAGCTCCCCTTAAGCAGCATTCTTTGGTGCTGAAGGACTTTCTGGTGCAGCTCTTTATGCTGCTCTGCATGAAATATGCTACAGGCAAAGCTGGGGATGGAACAGGCACCACAGAAAGAGGGAAGATGAAGAAAACTTCCAGTGCCACGtacagcagggtcagcagcaAAAAGCAGACTGTGGGTAAGAAAGAAGACAACCAGGTAAGGATGGTCCCTCCATCACAGCTCCCTGTCCTGAGCTGGCTGCAAACCAGCCTGGAGGGGAAGGGTAATTACAAACACAAGGCCAAATCCTCTCAAAGCAGCCCCAGGAGATGCAGCTCTCACCTGTGCTCAGGGTGTtcccctggcacccagcaggGTGCTCTGTCACAGCACTTTGCTCCTGCAGGTACCCCCAGCTCATGGGGGTGAGCACAGCTAACACCTGCCTCTTGCTGCCCTATCTGGGGATGGCAATGTGCAGTTATTTCAAGCTAAAGTGAAATATTCGGATTTGCTGGCGTGCAAGTGATCTTTTTTTGAGATCGAGAAGAGTGTTTTGATGCCAGTTAAGATTTTGGCCCTTCGTTCACTGGGACAGAACCTGTTGGCTGGTGAAGGGAGGAGGAGCCCGGTGGAGAGGTTATGTGACAGCCATGGGACAGCGCAGCTGAAGATTATTTCGTTATGTCAGCATGTAAATTAAGATTGCATAGGAAATCTCTACTGTCTCTATAGCTTCTGATTGTTTGACTACAACTGTGCTGTGGTTTTAACCATGCTTAAAATACAATTTCCCAAGTTTTGTAAAAGCTCACTAAAAAGAGAATTCCATTAAGGGAAGCTCTGATTTTCCCCTAGTTGTCCCTGTACAGCTGTTTCTAAATCACTTGTAAGCCTTTTCTGCCATGCTGAGTATTACACAGCACAGAGCCGAGCAAAGTAAAATGATCGATATTGTAATGGACTTCTCATCCTAGTACCATGGCAGAAATAATAAATGTCATGATATATGACAGCCCTTCTAAAGCCCTATGGAGCCAAATGAGACACAGTAAGCATATATCTCCTGCTTCCTACCCCTGTTTTGCTTCTCTGTGTCTGTCCTTTGTTTCCTCCCACATTTATTTCCTCCATAATGGAAGACTGTAATTGTATTAAAAGTGACTCTGCACACAGGACATGCTGTGGTTGCACTGTTCCCTTCAGCAGGATCCAATCCAGCAGGGTGTGTTCTGGAGCTGCAGTTTGTGAgctgctcagtgccctgggggcagggctTTGGGTGGGTTTGACCAGCAGCCATGTCCTCCTGTTGGCATTACAGGTAAACGTCATTCACTCCCTTCCACTATTGCTGTGTAGGATTCGccttccagctcctggctgacATCTGGGTCACACCATAACTTCATTTGAAATTTTGATACTAGTTCCCATTTTCAATCCAACCCAAACAAATGCctcatttgcatttttgcagCTCTTAAGGCTGAGGTGTCTGATCAGTTAATGATGCCTCTCTCtgccagggacaccagcagctgcacttggtgggatttctgcctctgctgctccacagatcCCTGGGTGTATCTTCCCATAGTTGCCACTCTTCCTACCCTAAGGGCCACCCTCAGCAGAAATTACTTTGTAAAGATAATAAGAAATTAACCAAACCAAAtgttagaaaatgaaataaacactGATTGTTCTCTGGTTCCTTGTGAGACTTTAAGGGGAGTaaatgacagaatcacagaatatctgtCTTCACTCACATGCTAAGCTGTGCTTCAATTTATTTCTGTACCTTGTTTTCACACAGAATTTAACTATTATTGAATTTTAGTCAGCCTGTGGCATCCCACCTGAAACACCTCAGTGGACAACCTGCTCTAAAGTTAAGAGGACAGTAGGGGATCATATCCTGATGAAACCATGTGTATCCTGTGGAACTGCATTTGCTGTTTGCAAATGGGCCAGCCTCATGGAAGAGTGAGGAAGGGGAATCTTTCACAGGGTAAGTTTCATTTTCCCATTGTGACAATTATTCTTCACTTCAGTTTGTCTCATTTTCAGCAACACCATTTAATGTTGTTCCTCTGTGAATGTAAATGAAGGTAACACGACTACAAGTTACACATTACAAATCAGTGGAGAGATAAGAGTACCCAGAGCCTATACgcttttatttttgcagagtAAGTGTTCAGGTAAGTGCGAGATTAGCACACAAGGGACCTGACTGTTGCAGATCAGCCCCGGGACACGATGGCCTGGAATGTGTGGATggtgagcccagcccagggccacTGATGGGCTCCCACCGCTGAGGCAAACAAGTCTTTCCAGGACTGGAATCCTGGAAAGATAGAACATATGGAATAACCCCGTGACTTTAAGGTTTGTTGTGCCAGATTTCCCCGTGCACCAATTCACATTAAAAAGTGGTTTGCTCCCATCACATCAGCTGAAAAGGAGGTTCCCACAGTGTTGTTGTCTGTGGCCTTCAGAGCCAGCGGCACAGGGAGCACTAGCTCGGGGTGGGTGCTCATCCTAACGGGTAATGCACAGAAAGGGACCTGCTTTcgttcatttattattttagtcaAAGATGACATCAACAACCAGCTCCCGTCACAGAGCGAGGAGGGCACGTTCCACTGCAGCACGGCTCTCCGGCTGCAAGCCCTGAGCCAGGCCCGGGGCTGTGGCCGCGCCCCCCATGCTGTCCCCGCGTGCAGCGCGGCCGCGGGGCGGAACGCTGCGATCCCCACCCATGGCTCTGCCCCGCGTGTGATGCGGCCCTGGAGCGGAACGCTGCGATCCCCGCGGCGCCGGGGCAGCCACGGCTCCATCGCGGCAGTCCCAGGCCGGGCGGGCCCCGGCCCCCTCACACGGCCCCGGCCCCCTCACACGGCCCCGGCCCCCCATCGCCCCCTGgcggcccgcccggccccgcgcgcGACCACCGTCAGCGCGCGCGCGTGCGCAGGAGCGGCGCGGGGGACCGAGGGACGGGCGCGCGGCTCTCGCGAGAGCACGAGGCTATATCAGCGAGTGGGCGGGCACGGGGCTTTCTTTAGTGCGCGTCCGCCCGCAGCGCAGCAGCCTCGCTCAGTCGTGCCTCAGCCCCGCGATGGAGGACAGCGCCATGGACATGGAGAGCATGGGCCCACTGCGTCCGCAGACTTTCCTCTTCGGTAACGCTCGCCGCGCCGCGCTCTCCCGGGGCCCGCTGGCCCCGTCGCCCCCGCAGGCCCCGGGGCCGAGCGCCGTGCGGGTGCCGTGCAGGGCCGCGGCCTGGGCCGGCCGAGCGCCGCCCCTCCGCGCGCGGGGAAGGGCCGGGGGGGGCTCAGTCGGGCCGGGGGCGCGCAGCGGCCGTTCCCGCGCGCTCGCACGTGGCGGGGCCCGTCCCGCTTGGTCCCGCGCTTTGTTCCCGGTGCCTCCCGCCGTTCCTAAGGACGCGGCGCCCGGCAGCGCCCGCCGAGCACATGGCAGCGCGGCCGGGGGCGGAGCACGTGGAGCGCCGCGGCCGCGCGCCTCGCTGCCCGTAGCCCCGGGCAGGCCCGGCCGCCCACGGCGGGCGGAGCGCAGCTGCCGTGGCCCCGGGCACCGCGGCGGGCACCGGGCGGGGATGGTTTGATTGAAAGTGCTGGGCTCGAGCGGGCCGCGCGGGGAGCTGCGTGCTCCGCTGCAGGCCGCGCTCGCTGGGGTTTTCCTCTCCCCACGTGTTCCGCTCCGTGCGTGCCTGGAGTGTGCCGCTAGTTCCCTGCAAGAACGAGGCCTGCAAGCAGCGAGCTGCCAAGTTACTGGTTAGCAAATACTTATGTCTTAAGTGAAACAGAAGGCTTATaattaaattgttttcttaCAGGCTGCGAGCTTAAAGCGGATAAAGAGTTTCAGTTTAAAGTAGATGATGAAGAAAATGAACATCAGTTATCTCTGAGAACGGCAAGTAGTGTTTAGCTTTTCCGTTTTAAAAGTAGTGGTGTGCTGTGATGTTGGTTTTTTTACGTGTTATTTACTTCTCCAGTTATAATACCGGTGATCATTgttacataaatatttaaaataactatCTAATACTGGCAGTGGAGCACATTCTGtaatttcagatattttctgtATTGAAAACGTTTCTCCACTGATGTTTCATTGTAGACAGCAAGTAAATGCAAGGCTGGAAAAGGTTAAAAATCAACTTACAGTGGGTTAATAAGTATAGGCTAAATGGAATTAAATGCTAAACTATACACTGAGGCATCCCTAAGGCAAACAGTGCTGATGCtacaggagcagagggggaagGATCGACTTGTGAGAGTCATACATAGGCACACTCTTGTGGATTACTAGGAACTTGAATCTTAAAAATCATTTCAGTGTGTTCACAAACATAGCTgggattctttttctttcctagaaTCAGATAATAAGTAAATATGTAGAAGAGAGCAGAAACTTTATGTTTTGATTTATTGTCCTTGGTTTGCCCTCTTCAAGGATGTAACTGGGAAACCTCATCTTTCATTCAGATAATCCATCTGACAGACTCCCAGGGAATTCCTGGATGGGTCCTTAGGTCTTTCTGGAGCCACACAAGTCAGATGCAATATTTCAAGGCTTTGGTTCTTGACTGAGTATGGGTTTTTTGAATAGCAAAACAATAATGTTCCCCATCCTAACAGGCAAGAAATTGAAGACTTGTAGCATCTTTGTGGCGTGTTGCTGTATTTAAATGCAAGGAAATGCTTTTATACCTGGAAACAAGAGAGTCTTTAAATTGTGGACTAATTCCTACAGAAGAATTGCTACCTGGAGGTCACTTGCATAACAAGTATCTCCAAACATTTCATGCTGTTACTTAAAACACTTCTGTCTTGGCTATGTGAATCATGTGCTTTTCATCCTTGTATATTATGAAAACTACAGCCTGGACTTGACAATtagtaatttgtttttaattaaaattccttttgatAGAAGAGTATAGCAATGTTTAGGGCAAGTCCACATGCAGATTTCTTCTGTCTGAATGTTCGTTATGCAGTTAAAATTAGTGATACTTAAATTGTATTGTTTTAAGTTCTTTTtctaattatattttcaaaattacctGTAGCATGTCTTCTGATGTTGTACTCTAAGGGATGAAGTAAAAATCCACACCACTGCTTTGTTGTTAGGCTTGTGGGGGGAATGAAGTCCTATGTCAGTAACCACTTCTAGAATTAAAAGGGGTGATGCACAGGAGAAATAGGATTAACATACCAAAGCACAAactagaaaatatttaagagaCTTTTAGATCTCAAAGGTGTGGGACATGGTTAAACCAAAAAAGACCTTATTGAGTAGAGGAAGGATTTAAAGAAAAGGTGTAAATGCAGCAAATACCTGAGGGCTGCAAGTGTGGTGGGGGACTTGGGCTTGAGCAAGATGGGGAGAAAAGGGAGtaaagaggaaaggaggaggataGATGCAGGAGGTAAAAGTGCCATGAATTTCTGTAAATGTCTTACTATGGCAGCTAAGAACGGGGATGGTCACTCCTTCATGACCTGTTCGGTGTGCATTCCTTCAGTGTAGAAATTAAAGCACGTGCATGGATGCTtgacaaacacaggagaaataaataaaaagtgcTATAGTATTGAACTGGGGCAAATGACAAGACATGGTCTAAAATTTGTGTCCCACTAGCTGAGCAATTGAGTGTTGTTGACAACACATTTGAGAGGTGAGATCAGAGATGCAGTTTCACCTCTGAATTGCTAATAACAAAATTTGCCAGAAGTAGTGAATCCGATGTTCTATTTTCCAGCCTTCAGTCTGATACATCTAAAGTGTGGACCATTGCAGCCTCATTAAAGCTCTTCAGCTCTTGAAGAGTAGAAACTTCTGTGTCTCTGCCTGAAGTGTTCACACCCACATCTCCCGTGGGGGTTGGAAAGCTTTCTTTGTTTGGGGTTTAGGGAAGGAAGCACAAAGCCTTGTGCACTGCTGTTGGGAAGAGTTGCAGTGCAAAGTATTTGTGGATTCCACATCTCCCATGTACCCCTGTTAGAGGGGCCCAAGGTTCAGTGAACTGGAGTCTCAGGCCTGACCACTGTCTGTCACTCATTGTTTCCTTGCAGAGTTTTGACTCTTCAGAAAGTGCCAGACTCAGAGTAAGGGATCCAGGTACTTCAGTTTAGAAATGCCTTGGGGCAGCAGTTCCTAGTCTGTGGTGAATTACAGCAAAAGGCATGTGCATAAATCACACTATTCAGCTAAGCTGCTGTTAAAATCCTCAGTGAATGTCAAGTAAGCAGAAGTGCACAGTGTGGTAAAGGGAAGCAATTGGCAGATAAAATGTGGCAGGAGGGGGAAAGCTTTAGGTGTGATTCTGTAGAGGAGATAATGTGTTTATACTTCTCTCCTTGGACCAGCTGTAGAGCTGACTGAACTTGCCACTGCCTCTTTTTGGTGCAGTGATCCAGCAGCAAGTGACCTGATTTCACTGTCATCAGAACACGCCTGGAGGTGCCCCTTGAAAGTTTCAGTGTGTGGAGAAAGGGTGTCAGCTTAGGATGGAGTCTGATGGAATAATTTGTAGtcagaaatgcaaatttcagtatttcatgATGCAGAACAGTGAATGGAGTTTAGAAGATTGAAAATATTTGGGGTGCTCAGACTGTGTCCTGTTCTTGACTTTTCACAGGTTACTTTAGGTGCTGGAGCCAAAGATGAATTACACATTGTAGAAGCAGAAGCACTGGACTATGAAGGCAACCCTACAAAAGTAGTACTGGCATCTCTGAAAATGTCAGTGCAGCCTACAGTAAGTGCAGAAACTTAGAAACCTACTGTAAATTTGGTCTCTAGTGAGAAAAAAGTTCAAAATGGCTTGGGTCAGCTGAATTTTAGTGAAACTGAACAGTGTGTTCAGAGAAGTGGCTGCATGTAGTAAATACATCTTTTTTGTGCCTGGTATTGTACTCGAGTCATGTGGAGATAACAGATGTGTTCAAATTACACATTTTTTAAGCAACAGGAATTATTCATGCCATCTATAGACAGACAAGTCCAGACATATGCAAGCAGATGCATCTTTAGGTTGTGTTGCTTTCTTTAAACCTGGGATGGgaacaattaattttttctgcAGGTCCCAAACTCTAATGCCACTCTGAAGATGATTGCTCCTCTCTGATTGAAGGGCACCTTGTTGTCATTTCTGCTATCTGGAATGTAGTTTGACTCAGCTGCTGATAGTGTACAACTACAcagtgctggggcaggtgggatGGATGATGTTCAAATTGACATTGCTGCTGAGTAAAAACAAATGAATGTGCTTTAACTGGGATAAGCAAGGAGTGTAGTAAACCCCCTCTGTGTGTTTATTGACACTGAGCTGACCTTTTAACACTGGCAGAGTACTCCTTTGAAAGGGAACTTGGAGTAACTTAGCCATGGAGTCTCCAGCTGTTGATGCTGTTTCCACTGGGGTGGAATGTCTGTTAAATACACTTTGCCTGGAATCTGTGACTGAATAGCAATGCTTTGTCCCCCAGGTTTCATTGGGTGGCTTCGAGATCACACCCCCAGTGGTGCTGAGGTTGAAATGTGGCTCAGGGCCTGTGTACGTCAGTGGCCAGCACCTCGTAGGTACGTATGGCTGCtcactgctgtgtcctgggcagcacctgcagaACTTACAGGGtttgcagctggtgctgcaagcagtgcctgggctggTACTGAGAAGACTGTCCATGAATTAGTTCTGGTTTTTACCTAAACTAACCCAGGGCTAGTCCTCTCCTTTCAGAAATTGTCTTTGACGTTGCTCTACTAGTTTTCAAAAATGTCTCCTTAGGATTggagaaaacattatttttgaCTTTGTGTTGTCTGTTGTACGTGGAAAAGGGTTCTGACCAGTGTGAGGGGTGGTAGTTCACCTGGTTGGGATTTCCCTGTAGTAGTACCTGCTTCAGTCAGGTGGAAAACCTCCTAGTCAGAGGTTAGGTCACTAGTGGGAAGCTTCCTGATACCAATTCAGCACCTCAGCCAGGCCAAACCTACTCAGTTATGGGTAATGCTCTTGGTTTCTTACTAGCAGTCTTGCTTTATGTTGTTAAGTGAGGTGAGGTTTTTACACTTTGCCTTTGCTTTATCAGCATTAGAAGAAGAACCAGAATCagatgaggaggaagatgatGCAAAAATTGTTAATGCTTCAACAAAGAGACCAGCAAGTGGAGGAGCTAAACCACCACAGGTATATGGACTTGCAGTCACTTTGttcacagcattttcttctAGTTTGGTATTAGTGCTGCCTCTAGGATGAAGTAGTTAAATGTCTTGCTGTTATGAGTGGGACAGGGTTATTTTGTACTAAATTACAGAAGGTCCCAAAATTTTGTTAAAGGGGTAGATAGAATGGCTGCTTTTGTGGAAATTCTGTCTCCTGTAGTAACTGCACGTTCTGGTAAAAACATCAGTGTACTGCAAGAGTTGATGCTGATTAAAGCACTGGACTTTCCTAACAAGGAAGGGTTCCTAGGCTCAGAGCAATGCAGTGAACTAGTCAGTAGCTTTGGACTTGGCAGCTGTAAGTTCCTGGGTTTAGCTAAATTGATGAAAAGTAGCCTTGTACTTGTGCCATAGTTATTTTGTATGCCAGTTGCTCTTTATTACCGGAAAATGGTATCGACACTTAACAGACTttctttcttaaagaaaaaaataaaattagcagaagatgatgaggatgatgatgaagatgaggatgaCGATGATGAGTATGTATTCCTGTTTTGataatgtgttttaaaatactgGGCTAACTTTCAGAACATGAATTGTGTGACACAACTGAATGCTAAGTGAAAAAGCTCCTGTATCTTGACTGGGGAAAAGGCATCCTTGTCTTACTTATCTCTACAATGCTATGTAAATTGATGTTCTCCAGATATGTTATACTGGGCTTCCTGTTACTCATTAACTTCTAAAAGTAGTAGTGGATGTCCCTAGGATGTATCCCTTCAGTATTAAAGGGAGGGGAGGGCATTTAACTGCTTCAAAGGTAGTGCTTGCCCTAGCACTTAGCCATGTGTTAAGGTATAAAGTAAACTTCAAAAGATTGCTTGCTTCCTTcatgaataaaacattttattgggagggagggggaagatCAATTCTTAACATGGATCTTGAGTTATGGTGAGTGACTTCCTTTTTAATTGTAGTGATGAGGATGACTTAGAGGATgatgaggaagaaattaaagCACCAGTAAAGAAAGTAAGTGGCTAATCCTGTGATACGATAGTAATCCAGCAGGTAGTCCCTTAAATCAATGAGCTTTATCACAGCTCTTTGGAATCTGTGAATGGGGGATGCACTAGGTTTAGCTCAGCCTGTGTGAAGAAATTGTAATAGGGTGTGAAAACACTTCAGTGTGAATGTGCACCCATCCAGTCCATGTTCTATTTCCTTGGCTGCAAAGGGGTGACTGGGTCTTaccagcacagggatgcagcGGTCAGACTGGTGTGGGCCTGGATGGCTGTTAAACAGCAAATGAAATCCTGCTCGAAGGG of the Ammospiza nelsoni isolate bAmmNel1 chromosome 16, bAmmNel1.pri, whole genome shotgun sequence genome contains:
- the NPM1 gene encoding nucleophosmin is translated as MEDSAMDMESMGPLRPQTFLFGCELKADKEFQFKVDDEENEHQLSLRTVTLGAGAKDELHIVEAEALDYEGNPTKVVLASLKMSVQPTVSLGGFEITPPVVLRLKCGSGPVYVSGQHLVALEEEPESDEEEDDAKIVNASTKRPASGGAKPPQKKIKLAEDDEDDDEDEDDDDDDEDDLEDDEEEIKAPVKKPAREVAGKNMQKAKQNGKDSKPSTPASKSKTPDSKKDKTLTPKTPKVPLSLEEIKAKMQASIDKGTTLPKLEPKFANYVKNCFRTEDQKVIQALWQWRQTL